Proteins encoded together in one Diabrotica undecimpunctata isolate CICGRU chromosome 3, icDiaUnde3, whole genome shotgun sequence window:
- the LOC140435865 gene encoding uncharacterized protein, with product MNIGTWNIQGIKQKIDISVPDLEQMKMDNIALTETKKKGTGTDMVGNYIHIFTGVPKDKRAARGVSILIKKKLKNNITHWETIDKNILRANIDIYGHKITMIAAYAPSDDDEST from the coding sequence ATGAATATTGGTACATGGAATATACAGGGGATAAAACAAAAGATTGATATCAGTGTGCCTGatctagaacaaatgaaaatggaTAATATAGCACTaactgaaacaaagaaaaaaggaactgGCACTGATATGGTAggaaattatatacatatattcactGGAGTCCCGAAAGATAAAAGAGCCGCTAGGGGAGTATCAAtactaataaagaaaaaacttaagaaTAATATCACACACTGGGAAACAATTGATAAAAATATCCTAAGAGCAAATATAGACATATATGGGCACAAGATTACCATGATAGCCGCTTATGCCCCctctgatgatgatgaatcaacATGA